One window of Streptomyces sp. NBC_00273 genomic DNA carries:
- a CDS encoding DinB family protein: MERISPPLTGDERETLRTFLDYHRATLAWKCEGLGDEQLRRASMPPSTLSLLGLVRHMAEVERHWFRRVLDGQDLPHLWSDTHDFQAAYDASGSSRAEAFTAWQEEIAHARRIEAAAGSLDVTAYVPSWEEEASLRLVMLHLIHEYARHNGHADFLREGIDGTTGA; encoded by the coding sequence GGACGAACGCGAGACCCTCCGGACCTTCCTCGACTACCACCGGGCCACCCTCGCCTGGAAGTGCGAAGGCCTCGGCGACGAGCAGCTGCGCCGCGCCTCGATGCCCCCCTCCACGCTGTCCCTGCTGGGGCTGGTCCGGCACATGGCCGAGGTCGAAAGGCACTGGTTCCGCCGTGTCCTCGACGGCCAGGACCTCCCGCACCTGTGGTCGGACACCCACGACTTCCAGGCCGCCTACGACGCCTCGGGATCCAGCCGCGCGGAGGCGTTCACCGCCTGGCAGGAGGAGATCGCGCACGCCCGCCGGATCGAGGCCGCGGCCGGGTCCCTGGACGTGACGGCGTACGTGCCGAGCTGGGAGGAGGAGGCCTCGCTGCGTCTGGTGATGCTCCACCTCATCCACGAGTACGCCCGCCACAACGGCCACGCCGACTTCCTCCGCGAGGGGATCGACGGCACCACCGGCGCCTGA
- the gatA gene encoding Asp-tRNA(Asn)/Glu-tRNA(Gln) amidotransferase subunit GatA gives MVDIIKLTAAQTAEKIASGELTAVEVTEAHLARIDATDEKVNAFLHVDREGALAQARAVDAKREAGEKLGPLAGVPLALKDIFTTVGVPTTVGSKILEGWIPPYDATLTRKLKEADVVILGKTNMDEFAMGSSTENSAYGPTGNPWDLTRIPGGSGGGSAAALAAFQAPLAIGTDTGGSIRQPAAVTGTVGVKPTYGGVSRYGMVAFSSSLDQGGPCARTVLDAALLHEVIAGHDPLDSTSIDAPVPPVVEAARNGSVAGMRVGVVKQFAGEGYQAGVVQRFNESVELLKELGAEIVELDCPSFDLAMAAYYLIAPSECSSNLARFDAMRYGLRVGDDGTKSAEDVTALTREAGFGDEVKRRIILGTYALSSGYYDAYYGSAQKVRTLITQDFEKSFEQVDVIVSPTTPTTAFPIGERTDDPLAMYLADLCTIPTNLAGNSAMSLPCGLAPEDGLPVGLQIIAPAMKDDRLYKVGAAVEAAFVARWGHPLLEEAPSL, from the coding sequence ATGGTCGACATCATCAAGCTCACGGCCGCCCAGACCGCCGAGAAGATCGCCTCCGGCGAGCTCACGGCCGTCGAGGTGACCGAGGCCCACCTGGCCCGCATCGACGCCACCGACGAGAAGGTCAACGCCTTCCTGCACGTGGACCGCGAGGGCGCGCTCGCCCAGGCCCGCGCCGTCGACGCCAAGCGCGAGGCCGGCGAGAAGCTCGGCCCGCTGGCCGGCGTACCCCTCGCCCTCAAGGACATCTTCACCACCGTCGGGGTCCCGACGACCGTCGGTTCGAAGATCCTCGAAGGCTGGATCCCGCCCTACGACGCCACCCTGACGCGCAAGCTGAAGGAAGCCGACGTCGTCATCCTCGGCAAGACCAACATGGACGAGTTCGCCATGGGGTCCTCCACCGAGAACAGCGCCTACGGCCCCACCGGCAACCCCTGGGACCTCACCCGGATCCCCGGCGGCTCCGGCGGCGGCTCCGCGGCGGCCCTCGCCGCCTTCCAGGCCCCGCTCGCGATCGGCACGGACACCGGCGGCTCCATCCGCCAGCCCGCCGCCGTCACGGGCACGGTCGGCGTGAAGCCCACGTACGGCGGTGTCTCCCGCTACGGCATGGTCGCCTTCTCCTCCTCCCTCGACCAGGGCGGGCCCTGCGCCCGTACGGTCCTGGACGCGGCCCTCCTGCACGAGGTGATCGCCGGCCACGATCCGCTCGACTCCACCTCCATCGACGCCCCGGTCCCGCCGGTCGTCGAAGCCGCCCGCAACGGCTCCGTCGCCGGCATGCGCGTCGGTGTGGTCAAGCAGTTCGCCGGTGAGGGCTACCAGGCCGGCGTCGTCCAGCGCTTCAACGAGTCGGTGGAGCTCCTCAAGGAGCTCGGCGCCGAGATCGTCGAGCTGGACTGCCCCTCCTTCGACCTCGCGATGGCCGCGTACTACCTGATCGCGCCGTCCGAGTGCTCCTCCAACCTGGCCCGCTTCGACGCCATGCGCTACGGCCTGCGGGTCGGCGACGACGGCACGAAGTCCGCCGAGGACGTCACCGCACTGACCCGCGAAGCCGGCTTCGGCGACGAGGTCAAGCGCCGCATCATCCTCGGTACGTACGCGCTCAGCTCCGGCTACTACGACGCGTACTACGGCTCCGCCCAGAAGGTCCGCACGCTCATCACGCAGGACTTCGAGAAGTCCTTCGAGCAGGTCGACGTGATCGTCTCCCCGACGACCCCGACCACCGCCTTCCCCATCGGCGAGCGCACCGACGACCCCCTCGCCATGTACCTCGCGGACCTGTGCACCATCCCGACCAACCTGGCCGGCAACTCCGCCATGTCGCTCCCCTGCGGCCTGGCACCGGAGGACGGTCTCCCGGTCGGGCTCCAGATCATCGCCCCGGCGATGAAGGACGACCGGCTCTACAAGGTCGGTGCCGCCGTCGAGGCGGCCTTCGTCGCACGCTGGGGTCACCCGCTGCTTGAGGAGGCACCGTCCCTGTGA
- a CDS encoding penicillin acylase family protein: METPESYGVHRDRWGIPHLRASDELRLVHAQGRVTAFDRAWQLEVERHRSEGSSASFLGADAVTWDRFARQSRLADTARRCYEAMEAGDPDTAAWVRAYVDGVNEGLAAGAARDERFARTGLAPTPWEPWVPLAIWIATHILFAGFATKLWRERVARALGDEAVTLFATDGPGTAGSNGWLVPGDRTTTGSAIIAGDPHRFIEDPGVYQQIRLACPDYDVLGLAVPGVPGLGHFGHTGTAAWAITNAMSDYQDLYVEQLRRDDDGAVEALGADGAWEPVSRHTETITVADGDDVEVEVLETPRGPVIIHADGDLGADPDAEAHADGSAQTLSLRYPPRVRLDLGFAALPALLRARTVADIDRAFDGWAEPVNVVHAADSEGGLLHRVAGAVPLRHRTNRLRPVPAWEPQHAWQGWAPTPAEPVQGFAVMANARGIASPLGVEFAPPHRADRIRELLSGSADWSPRAMADVHRDTHLASAAPLLALLTGFEDLSPAAQALRTRLLAWDRHMAADSTDATVFSAFRSATVRRFAADPVFEGLWGAPTGPAVFHPWLYLVPRIGYALEGLLTTSLVPGLDRAGHVRAALEETAAAETPDTPWSEVHRLTPWQAVPDLEVTDWPGLGGDHDCVNATSTVPGFTDLTARASAARYVWDLARREDSLWAVPLGADGVTGSPHHRDQLPLWARCELVPVVTDWAQLTKESI, encoded by the coding sequence GTGGAGACCCCGGAATCCTACGGCGTCCACCGCGACCGGTGGGGCATCCCCCACCTCCGCGCCTCCGACGAACTCCGGCTCGTCCATGCCCAGGGCCGCGTCACCGCCTTCGACCGCGCCTGGCAGTTGGAGGTCGAAAGGCACCGCTCCGAGGGCTCCAGCGCCTCCTTCCTCGGCGCGGACGCCGTCACCTGGGACCGCTTCGCCCGCCAGTCCCGGCTGGCCGACACGGCCCGCCGCTGCTACGAGGCCATGGAGGCCGGCGACCCCGACACCGCCGCCTGGGTGCGCGCGTACGTGGACGGGGTCAACGAAGGGCTCGCCGCCGGCGCCGCCCGTGACGAACGCTTCGCGCGCACGGGCCTGGCCCCCACCCCCTGGGAGCCGTGGGTCCCGCTGGCCATCTGGATCGCCACGCACATCCTGTTCGCCGGTTTCGCCACCAAGCTGTGGCGCGAGCGCGTGGCCCGCGCCCTCGGCGACGAGGCGGTCACCCTCTTCGCCACCGACGGCCCCGGCACCGCCGGCAGCAACGGCTGGCTGGTGCCCGGCGACCGCACCACCACCGGCTCGGCGATCATCGCCGGCGACCCGCACCGCTTCATCGAGGACCCGGGCGTCTACCAGCAGATACGCCTCGCCTGCCCCGACTACGACGTGCTGGGCCTCGCCGTCCCCGGCGTCCCCGGCCTCGGCCACTTCGGGCACACCGGCACCGCCGCCTGGGCGATCACCAACGCGATGTCCGACTACCAGGACCTGTACGTCGAGCAGTTGCGCCGCGACGACGACGGCGCCGTGGAGGCCCTCGGCGCGGACGGCGCCTGGGAGCCCGTCTCCCGCCACACCGAGACCATCACCGTGGCCGACGGCGACGACGTCGAGGTGGAGGTCCTGGAGACCCCCCGCGGCCCCGTGATCATCCACGCCGACGGCGACCTCGGCGCCGACCCCGATGCCGAGGCGCACGCCGACGGCAGCGCCCAGACCCTCTCCCTGCGCTACCCGCCGCGGGTCCGCCTCGACCTCGGCTTCGCCGCCCTCCCCGCGCTGCTGCGCGCCCGCACCGTCGCCGACATCGACCGCGCCTTCGACGGCTGGGCCGAGCCGGTCAACGTCGTCCACGCCGCCGACTCCGAGGGCGGGCTGCTGCACCGCGTCGCGGGCGCCGTACCCCTGCGCCACCGCACCAACCGGCTGCGCCCCGTGCCCGCCTGGGAACCGCAGCACGCCTGGCAGGGCTGGGCCCCGACCCCGGCGGAGCCGGTGCAGGGCTTCGCCGTGATGGCGAACGCGCGCGGAATCGCCTCCCCGCTCGGCGTGGAGTTCGCACCCCCGCACCGCGCCGACCGCATCCGCGAGCTGCTCAGCGGCTCCGCGGACTGGTCCCCGAGGGCGATGGCCGACGTACACCGGGACACGCACCTGGCCTCGGCCGCGCCCCTGCTCGCCCTGCTGACCGGCTTCGAGGACCTTTCGCCGGCGGCGCAGGCCCTGCGGACCCGGCTGCTGGCCTGGGACCGGCACATGGCGGCCGACAGCACCGACGCCACCGTCTTCTCGGCCTTCCGCAGCGCGACCGTACGCCGCTTCGCCGCCGACCCCGTCTTCGAGGGGCTGTGGGGGGCGCCCACCGGCCCGGCGGTCTTCCACCCGTGGCTGTACCTGGTCCCGCGGATCGGCTACGCCCTCGAGGGCCTGCTCACCACCTCCCTCGTCCCCGGCCTCGACCGTGCGGGGCACGTCCGGGCCGCGCTGGAGGAGACGGCCGCGGCCGAGACCCCCGACACCCCCTGGTCGGAGGTGCACCGCCTCACCCCCTGGCAGGCCGTGCCCGACCTGGAGGTCACGGACTGGCCCGGCCTCGGCGGCGACCACGACTGCGTGAACGCCACCTCCACCGTCCCCGGCTTCACCGACCTCACCGCCCGCGCATCGGCGGCCCGTTACGTCTGGGACCTCGCCCGCCGCGAGGACAGCCTCTGGGCGGTCCCGCTGGGCGCGGACGGCGTCACCGGCTCGCCCCACCACCGCGACCAGCTGCCCCTGTGGGCACGGTGCGAACTCGTCCCCGTCGTCACCGACTGGGCCCAGCTCACCAAGGAATCGATATGA
- a CDS encoding siderophore-interacting protein, translating into MAVGKGWEGVVLKLMRGKDFTFTVTGTEDLTENYRRVSFTDGGLLAAAGGSLHPTMWVRVWFQGAGKPHQRAYTLVDPDPQAGTFSFEFALHDGVASAWARGAKPGDTVEATVQGTGFTAPAPAPERLLVIGDSASLPAINSLLDTYPKTPATIWFETQHDSDERLPMRVEPGRHDIRRVRRSGTDLVDRVRTDLPELVGDPEAAYVWLACDTVTTRALTAYLRKELALPKHRVNALGYWRPGA; encoded by the coding sequence ATGGCTGTCGGCAAGGGCTGGGAGGGCGTGGTCCTCAAGCTCATGCGGGGCAAGGACTTCACGTTCACGGTTACGGGAACGGAAGACCTCACGGAGAACTACCGCCGCGTGAGCTTCACGGACGGCGGGCTGCTCGCGGCCGCCGGTGGATCGCTGCACCCGACGATGTGGGTGCGCGTCTGGTTCCAGGGCGCCGGCAAGCCGCACCAGCGGGCGTACACGCTGGTGGACCCGGATCCGCAAGCGGGCACCTTCAGCTTCGAGTTCGCCCTGCACGACGGGGTCGCCAGTGCCTGGGCGCGCGGCGCCAAGCCGGGCGACACGGTCGAGGCCACCGTCCAGGGCACCGGATTCACGGCCCCGGCGCCGGCCCCGGAGCGGCTGCTCGTCATCGGGGACTCCGCGTCCCTCCCGGCGATCAACTCGCTGCTGGACACGTACCCGAAGACCCCGGCGACCATCTGGTTCGAGACGCAGCACGACTCGGACGAGCGGCTGCCGATGCGGGTGGAGCCGGGCCGGCACGACATCCGCCGGGTGCGGCGCAGCGGTACGGACCTGGTCGACCGGGTGCGCACCGACCTTCCCGAACTGGTCGGGGACCCGGAGGCGGCGTACGTCTGGCTGGCCTGCGACACGGTGACGACGCGCGCCCTGACGGCGTACCTGCGCAAGGAACTCGCGCTGCCCAAGCACCGGGTGAACGCGCTGGGCTACTGGCGGCCGGGAGCCTGA
- a CDS encoding protein kinase domain-containing protein, producing MTSQNLHIGPDAAADRYRLLRSIGRGGEAVLYLAEIELAGGSEPVVVKVLDSKTTITPDVFDRISQKWNEQAELLRFVHRPGVVGVREHFEGPPIHRPGESSTLSGRALVLVMNHVDGLDLRDWRAERTLASAAERREVMRTLEQLADVLDWLHSGKATPSGRQVIHGDLSPGNVMVDAHGQATLVDFGLSKLTADHQTAEVWFTPGYAAPEVFDGKRTPGTDRYAFGAIAYFLLSGESPPATPEQLAQALTALPQIAVLDAEQRARITAIYSADPGKRPVNLAGWMKDIRHAVVSTTTATSQRAAQEAPPRPAAPPPPVVPPQPVTAPSVAAPPPYAPTAQPVQPEPATAAAPEPAPAPAPVPQPEPVPVQAQVPAGYGPTYNLTPAPAPVPEPPRPAKKRRTGLILGSVAAVLVLASLAVVGVRLLGDKDKENAAGGEKPGGTSAPQAPASASSPSARATETESADPTPSEPSPGGSAGPEASSSPGTPGSVKDSNVADLTVLSSVGAVRHFEVGSAKLNTKEYGAALLGSCYYGATIEYDVNRAWSTLEFTVGVDDGSTMEQARVTISVDDKPALFSEAVHLGKPVTKSLDIKGALRLRLKVEEGCRNSGNAVIAAPVLKR from the coding sequence TTGACCAGTCAGAACCTGCACATCGGTCCGGACGCGGCGGCCGACCGGTACCGTCTGCTCCGCTCGATCGGACGCGGTGGGGAGGCCGTGCTCTATCTCGCGGAGATCGAACTCGCCGGCGGATCCGAACCCGTGGTCGTCAAAGTGCTCGACTCCAAGACGACCATCACGCCGGACGTCTTCGACCGGATCAGCCAGAAGTGGAACGAGCAGGCCGAGCTGCTGCGGTTCGTCCACCGGCCCGGTGTCGTGGGCGTGCGCGAGCACTTCGAGGGACCGCCCATCCACCGGCCCGGGGAGTCCTCGACCCTGAGCGGGCGGGCGCTCGTCCTCGTCATGAACCACGTGGACGGGCTCGACCTGCGGGACTGGCGGGCCGAGCGGACGCTGGCCAGCGCCGCCGAGCGGCGCGAGGTGATGCGCACGCTGGAGCAGCTGGCCGACGTCCTGGACTGGCTGCACTCGGGGAAGGCCACCCCGTCCGGGCGCCAGGTCATCCACGGCGACCTCTCCCCCGGCAACGTGATGGTCGATGCGCACGGGCAGGCCACCCTGGTGGACTTCGGCCTCAGCAAGCTGACCGCCGACCACCAGACGGCCGAGGTCTGGTTCACCCCGGGCTACGCGGCGCCCGAGGTCTTCGACGGCAAGCGGACCCCGGGCACGGACCGGTACGCCTTCGGGGCGATCGCGTACTTCCTGCTGAGCGGGGAGTCCCCGCCGGCCACGCCGGAGCAGCTGGCGCAGGCGCTGACCGCGCTGCCGCAGATCGCCGTGCTGGACGCCGAGCAGCGGGCGCGGATCACCGCGATCTACTCGGCCGACCCGGGGAAGCGGCCGGTGAACCTGGCCGGCTGGATGAAGGACATCCGTCATGCGGTGGTGTCCACGACCACCGCGACCTCGCAGCGGGCCGCCCAGGAGGCTCCGCCCAGGCCGGCCGCCCCGCCACCGCCCGTGGTCCCGCCGCAGCCCGTCACCGCGCCGTCGGTGGCGGCGCCGCCCCCGTACGCGCCCACGGCGCAACCCGTGCAGCCCGAGCCGGCCACGGCCGCGGCCCCTGAACCCGCGCCCGCGCCCGCGCCCGTACCGCAACCCGAGCCGGTTCCGGTGCAGGCCCAGGTGCCCGCCGGGTACGGGCCCACGTACAACCTGACCCCGGCTCCCGCTCCCGTCCCCGAGCCGCCGCGTCCCGCCAAGAAGCGGCGGACCGGGCTGATCCTCGGCTCGGTGGCCGCAGTGCTGGTACTGGCCTCCCTCGCCGTCGTCGGCGTACGGCTCCTGGGTGACAAGGACAAGGAGAACGCCGCGGGGGGCGAGAAGCCCGGCGGTACGAGCGCACCCCAGGCGCCGGCGTCGGCCTCCTCGCCGTCGGCGCGGGCGACCGAGACCGAATCCGCCGACCCCACGCCCTCCGAGCCCTCTCCCGGGGGATCCGCCGGTCCGGAAGCCTCGTCGAGCCCCGGAACGCCGGGTTCGGTGAAGGACAGCAACGTGGCCGATCTGACCGTGCTGTCGTCGGTCGGAGCGGTCCGGCACTTCGAGGTGGGCTCCGCCAAGCTGAACACGAAGGAATACGGAGCCGCCCTCCTCGGCAGCTGCTACTACGGCGCGACGATCGAGTACGACGTGAACCGCGCCTGGTCCACGCTGGAGTTCACCGTGGGCGTCGACGACGGCTCGACCATGGAACAGGCCCGCGTGACCATCTCCGTGGACGACAAGCCCGCCCTCTTCTCCGAGGCGGTCCACCTGGGCAAGCCGGTCACCAAGTCCCTGGACATCAAGGGGGCCCTGCGCCTGCGCCTGAAGGTGGAGGAGGGCTGCCGCAACAGCGGCAACGCCGTCATCGCCGCCCCGGTCCTCAAGCGCTGA
- the gatC gene encoding Asp-tRNA(Asn)/Glu-tRNA(Gln) amidotransferase subunit GatC, with protein sequence MPGITREEVVHLARLARLELSSNELDHFAGQLGDIIGAVARVSEVADQDVPPTSHPLPLTNVMRADEVRPSLTPEQALSGAPAQEQQRFKVPQILGED encoded by the coding sequence ATGCCTGGCATTACGCGCGAGGAGGTCGTCCACCTCGCTCGGCTGGCGCGCCTTGAGCTGTCCAGCAACGAGCTGGATCACTTCGCCGGACAGCTCGGCGACATCATCGGCGCGGTCGCCCGCGTTTCCGAGGTCGCCGACCAAGACGTCCCGCCGACCTCCCACCCGCTGCCGCTGACGAACGTCATGCGCGCGGACGAGGTCCGTCCGTCGCTCACCCCCGAGCAGGCGCTCTCCGGTGCTCCCGCCCAGGAGCAGCAGCGTTTCAAGGTGCCGCAGATCCTGGGGGAGGACTAA
- a CDS encoding DUF6461 domain-containing protein, whose translation MTDGTTWLAEPQSIAFGGYYVVLARGLAPDELVGRLVESVNGWSCKAVAVGDRTGDGLLEFMDDTYGGCCVEIGLRLGRAGDWTYAVAYGGWQGEFGSLTPLSRDGAHICVLQFEEENGKPVPPQFEYAHDGRLLSACNLYLDGSWGSEEVEGDPATALRLQELLTAAGLPDEELDDREVHRTALGVIERFFGLSLPEEAIVHGTLPAVVLESGFPKPARD comes from the coding sequence ATGACAGACGGAACGACCTGGCTCGCCGAACCCCAGTCGATCGCGTTCGGGGGCTACTACGTGGTGCTGGCCCGCGGGCTCGCTCCGGACGAACTCGTGGGCCGGCTCGTGGAGTCCGTGAACGGCTGGTCGTGCAAGGCCGTGGCGGTCGGGGACCGCACCGGGGACGGCCTCCTGGAGTTCATGGACGACACGTACGGCGGCTGCTGCGTGGAGATCGGCCTGCGCCTCGGCCGCGCCGGGGACTGGACGTACGCGGTCGCGTACGGCGGCTGGCAGGGCGAGTTCGGCTCCCTGACCCCCCTCTCGCGAGACGGCGCGCACATCTGCGTCCTGCAGTTCGAGGAGGAGAACGGCAAGCCGGTCCCGCCGCAGTTCGAGTACGCGCACGACGGCCGCCTCCTGAGCGCCTGCAATCTGTACCTGGACGGCTCGTGGGGCTCCGAGGAAGTCGAGGGCGACCCCGCGACGGCGCTGCGCCTGCAGGAGCTGCTGACCGCCGCCGGGCTCCCGGACGAGGAGCTGGACGACCGGGAGGTGCACCGGACCGCGCTGGGGGTCATCGAGCGGTTCTTCGGGCTCTCGCTGCCGGAAGAAGCGATCGTGCACGGCACCCTGCCGGCCGTCGTACTGGAATCGGGGTTCCCGAAGCCGGCCCGGGACTGA
- the gatB gene encoding Asp-tRNA(Asn)/Glu-tRNA(Gln) amidotransferase subunit GatB, translating into MTTFTELLSYEDALASYDPVMGLEVHVELGTKTKMFCGCSTELGAEPNSQTCPTCLGLPGSLPVVNAIGVESAIKIGLALNCEIAEWCRFARKNYFYPDMPKNFQTSQYDEPIAFNGFLDVQLEDGEIFRVEIERAHMEEDTGKSLHVGGATGRIHGASHSLLDYNRAGIPLIEIVTKPIEGAGERAPEVAKAYVAELREVIKALGVSEARMDKGQMRCDVNLSLRPTPESEFGTRSETKNVNSLRSVERAARFEIQRHAAVLSSGGSIVQETRHFHEEDGSTTAGRIKDNAEDYRYFPEPDLVPVAPARDWVEELRGGLPEMPRVRRNRLREEWDVTEHDMQSILNAGAVDSIVATIEAGADSAAARKWWMGELARNANEQGVVVDELPITPVQVARVAALVADGSLNDKLARKVLEGVLAGEGTPDEVVEQRGLKVVSDEGALGAAVDEAIAGNAAIADKIRGGKIAAVGALVGAVMKTTRGQADAARVKELILERLGVSE; encoded by the coding sequence GTGACCACCTTCACCGAACTGCTCTCGTACGAGGACGCTCTCGCCTCGTACGACCCCGTCATGGGCCTCGAGGTCCATGTCGAGCTCGGCACCAAGACCAAGATGTTCTGCGGCTGCTCCACCGAGCTGGGCGCGGAGCCCAACTCGCAGACCTGCCCGACCTGCCTCGGTCTGCCCGGCTCCCTGCCGGTCGTCAACGCGATCGGCGTCGAGTCGGCCATCAAGATCGGCCTCGCGCTGAACTGCGAGATCGCCGAGTGGTGCCGCTTCGCCCGGAAGAACTACTTCTATCCGGACATGCCGAAGAACTTCCAGACCTCCCAGTACGACGAGCCGATCGCCTTCAACGGCTTCCTGGACGTCCAGCTGGAGGACGGCGAGATCTTCCGCGTGGAGATCGAGCGCGCCCACATGGAGGAGGACACCGGCAAGTCGCTGCACGTCGGCGGCGCCACCGGCCGTATCCACGGCGCGTCCCACTCCCTGCTGGACTACAACCGCGCCGGCATCCCGCTCATCGAGATCGTCACCAAGCCCATCGAGGGCGCGGGCGAGCGGGCCCCCGAGGTCGCCAAGGCGTACGTCGCCGAGCTGCGCGAGGTCATCAAGGCGCTCGGCGTCTCCGAGGCCCGCATGGACAAGGGCCAGATGCGCTGCGACGTGAACCTGTCGCTGCGCCCGACCCCCGAGTCCGAGTTCGGCACCCGCTCGGAGACCAAGAACGTCAACTCCCTGCGTTCCGTCGAGCGCGCGGCCCGCTTCGAGATCCAGCGCCACGCGGCGGTGCTCTCCTCGGGCGGCTCGATCGTGCAGGAGACCCGGCACTTCCACGAGGAGGACGGCTCCACCACGGCCGGCCGCATCAAGGACAACGCCGAGGACTACCGCTACTTCCCGGAGCCCGACCTGGTCCCCGTCGCCCCGGCCCGCGACTGGGTCGAGGAGCTGCGCGGCGGTCTGCCCGAGATGCCGCGCGTGCGCCGCAACCGGCTCCGCGAGGAGTGGGACGTCACCGAGCACGACATGCAGTCGATCCTCAACGCGGGCGCGGTGGACTCCATCGTCGCCACGATCGAGGCGGGTGCCGATTCGGCCGCCGCGCGCAAGTGGTGGATGGGCGAGCTGGCCCGCAACGCCAACGAGCAGGGCGTCGTCGTCGACGAGCTCCCGATCACCCCGGTCCAGGTGGCCCGGGTCGCGGCCCTGGTCGCCGATGGTTCGCTCAACGACAAGCTGGCCCGCAAGGTCCTCGAAGGCGTCCTCGCCGGTGAGGGCACCCCGGACGAGGTCGTCGAGCAGCGCGGCCTGAAGGTCGTCTCGGACGAGGGCGCGCTCGGCGCGGCCGTGGACGAGGCCATCGCGGGCAACGCGGCCATCGCGGACAAGATCCGCGGCGGCAAGATCGCCGCTGTCGGCGCCCTGGTCGGAGCGGTCATGAAGACCACCCGCGGCCAGGCCGACGCCGCGCGCGTCAAGGAGCTCATCCTGGAGCGCCTGGGCGTCTCCGAGTAG
- a CDS encoding GNAT family N-acetyltransferase: MTSATSLRQPVHTQVVEGFGTVAITPVDPAADSALIHSWVTQERARFWGMGEASRELVQEIYEDVDRRTTHHAFMVSRDGEPVALFQTYDCAEDRVSECYDVQPGDVGVHLLIGPTTGAAEHGFTGSLMTAFIAFVFSDDAARRVVVEPDARNAKAISLMERTGFVLGPQIALPEIDLPEVYLPAKPAQLAFLTAPGAVPAAG; encoded by the coding sequence ATGACCTCCGCCACCTCCCTCAGGCAGCCCGTGCACACCCAGGTCGTCGAGGGCTTCGGCACCGTCGCCATCACGCCCGTCGACCCGGCGGCCGACTCCGCGCTGATCCACAGCTGGGTCACGCAGGAGCGGGCCCGCTTCTGGGGCATGGGCGAGGCCAGCCGCGAACTGGTCCAGGAGATCTACGAGGACGTCGACCGCCGCACCACCCACCACGCCTTCATGGTGAGCCGGGACGGTGAGCCGGTCGCGCTGTTCCAGACGTACGACTGCGCCGAGGACCGGGTCAGCGAGTGCTACGACGTCCAGCCCGGGGACGTCGGCGTGCACCTGCTGATCGGCCCGACCACGGGCGCGGCCGAGCACGGCTTCACCGGCTCCCTGATGACCGCCTTCATCGCGTTCGTGTTCTCCGACGACGCCGCGCGGCGCGTGGTCGTCGAACCGGACGCCCGCAACGCCAAGGCCATCTCCCTCATGGAACGCACCGGCTTCGTGCTCGGACCGCAGATCGCGCTCCCGGAGATCGACTTGCCCGAGGTCTACCTCCCGGCCAAGCCGGCACAGCTGGCCTTCCTCACCGCTCCGGGGGCCGTGCCGGCGGCAGGCTGA